One segment of Daphnia magna isolate NIES linkage group LG2, ASM2063170v1.1, whole genome shotgun sequence DNA contains the following:
- the LOC123470258 gene encoding uncharacterized protein LOC123470258, translating into MDDVFDCLAGAKIFSSLDLASGYWQVSVADSDRYKTAFVTPDGLFEFKRLPFGLENAPATFQRLMDRVLGRLKWKMCLVYLDDILVFGKTFGEHQERLQQVLVALEKANLTLNLRKCVFGTSRVKHLGHVISGEGICPDPEKVSALTDFPVNNVKSLRAFLGLASFYRKFIADFAAIAHPLHALLKKNARWDWGETQEKAKGTLVKRLCHTPVLAHFDDKLEVEIQTDASYLGLGAVLMQPAENGPRPVAFISRRLTDAEGRYHSNELECLALVWALKNFDVTSMDVHFKWVLELQEYDFHVGHIKGAENPVADALSRNPAVPLTCFKHVSRPHAGLLEPIPPPSHPFHTIGVDHLGPLKETDGGNVHVIVAIDYLTKWVEAEAVPTTATIHLARFIKNQVINRHGVPIRIISDQGSAFTSAEMDEEVRLWGVKHVLASAEHPQTNGLIERMNRSLTSALAAYLNPTHNNWDNLLPDAIAAINTAKQSTTEYSPFQLVYGRTPNHAGDNAFDWPNECPETREEFLRRVSAMRRAIVRQVCPTTYLVEDLPAKRIRKRWRRFNAHVCQLKLFRLRVEEEIDDEVSENEAEDVDDSETGSSTIISGHARKTQVVPSPVLTLPPPIASITPPQQLEPSTTRHGRIRQKPRWQLDYVMEKP; encoded by the exons ATGGATGACGTTTTCGATTGTTTGGCTGGAGCCAAGATTTTTTCGTCCCTCGACTTAGCCAGCGGCTATTGGCAAGTTTCGGTTGCAGATAGTGATCGCTACAAGACAGCGTTTGTGACCCCCGACGGCctatttgaatttaaaagacTACCGTTCGGTCTTGAAAATGCACCAGCTACTTTCCAGCGGCTTATGGATCGTGTACTAGGGCGACTAAAGTGGAAAATGTGCCTCGTCTATTTGGACGATATTTTGGTGTTCGGGAAGACATTTGGGGAACACCAGGAGAGATTGCAGCAAGTGCTCGTGGCGCTAGAAAAAGCCAATTTAACCCTCAATCTAAGAAAATGTGTGTTTGGAACGTCTCGGGTGAAACATTTGGGGCATGTTATCAGTGGGGAGGGAATTTGCCCCGATCCAGAAAAAGTCTCGGCGTTGACTGATTTCCCAGTCAATAATGTAAAATCTTTGAGAGCCTTTTTAGGCCTAGCTTCTTTTTACAGAAAGTTTATAGCGGATTTTGCGGCCATTGCACATCCACTACACGCCCTGCTGAAAAAGAATGCGAGATGGGATTGGGGAGAAACTCAGGAGAAGGCAAAAGGAACCCTTGTCAAGCGGCTATGCCACACGCCCGTCTTAGCCCACTTTGATGACAAGCTGGAGGTAGAAATCCAGACGGACGCGAGTTATCTCGGCCTGGGAGCCGTTTTGATGCAACCCGCCGAGAACGGGCCAAGACCCGTCGCTTTTATTAGCAGGCGTCTGACAGATGCGGAAGGTAGGTATCATTCTAACGAGTTAGAATGTCTTGCCCTTGTgtgggctttaaaaaatttcgatGTTACGTCTATGGACGTCCATTTCAA GTGGGTTCTTGAATTGCAAGAATACGATTTTCACGTTGGGCACATAAAGGGTGCCGAAAATCCCGTAGCGGATGCTCTCTCACGGAACCCTGCCGTACCTCTAACG TGTTTTAAGCACGTATCTCGTCCCCACGCCGGCCTTCTGGAGCCTATCCCCCCACCATCACACCCATTCCATACAATCGGCGTCGACCACTTGGGGCCGCTGAAGGAAACTGACGGAGGCAATGTGCACGTAATCGTCGCCATCGACTACTTAACGAAGTGGGTCGAAGCAGAGGCTGTACCAACTACGGCAACAATTCATCTAGCCCGGTTCATCAAAAACCAAGTAATCAACCGACACGGCGTGCCGATTCGGATTATAAGTGATCAAGGCAGTGCGTTCACCAGTGCCGAGATGGACGAGGAGGTAAGGCTTTGGGGTGTAAAGCATGTCCTCGCTTCAGCGGAACACCCACAAACAAATGGACTTATCGAACGGATGAATAGGTCACTGACGTCCGCGCTTGCTGCTTACCTAAACCCAACCCATAACAACTGGGACAACTTACTTCCGGACGCGATTGCAGCCATTAACACCGCAAAGCAGTCGACCACAGAATATTCGCCATTCCAGCTCGTATATGGTCGTACACCTAATCACGCAGGTGACAACGCATTTGATTGGCCTAATGAGTGCCCAGAGACGCGTGAAGAGTTTCTGCGTCGTGTTAGTGCAATGCGCCGGGCA ATTGTGCGTCAAGTGTGCCCAACAACCTACCTCGTAGAAGACTTACCGGCCAAAAGGATACGGAAGAGGTGGAGGCGATTCAACGCTCACGTATGTCAACTCAAGTTATTTCGACTTAGAGTAGAGGAAGAAATTGACGATGAAGTTAGCGAGAATGAGGCCGAAGACGTTGATGACAGCGAAACTGGGTCTAGCACCATCATAAGCGGCCATGCGCGAAAAACTCAGGTGGTCCCGTCACCTGTGCTTACCCTGCCTCCTCCGATAGCGTCAATAACTCCGCCGCAACAACTGGAGCCCAGTACAACTAGGCATGGAAGAATCCGACAGAAGCCAAGATGGCAGCTTGATTACGTCATGGAAAAACCTTAG